One Scomber scombrus chromosome 1, fScoSco1.1, whole genome shotgun sequence DNA segment encodes these proteins:
- the htatip2 gene encoding oxidoreductase HTATIP2: protein MSAVKVLCTALGNATGLLTVIVVVIAVVLKHLDDPEPVKYTSMAEDMKTLEENFRQQNKSCFVLGASGETGRLVLQELLERNAFSKITLIGRRQLTFEGKAYENLVQEVVDFEKLDDYAAAFQGHDVGYCCLGTTRAKAGADGFVRVDHDYVLKSAELAKAGGCSQFHLESSRGADKNSGFLYLKVKGQVEADIEALGFDRYAIYRPGVLLVDRQESRPTEWMARKFFSTLSALGSTSMSIPIQAVAKAMVANTLLQPEQKTEILENKDIDSLTKNAGK from the exons atgtctgctgtgaaagtACTTTGCACCGCCCTGGGAAACGCGACTGGACTCTTAACCGTGATAGTCGTTGTCATTGCAGTGGTTTTAAAGCACCTCGACGACCCTGAACCGGTTAAATATACCAG CATGGCTGAGGACATGAAGACTCTGGAGGAAAACTTCAGGCAACAGAATAAAAGCTGTTTCGTCCTCGGTGCCTCCGGGGAAACGGGCAGACTGGTGCTTCAAGAGCTGCTGGAGCGCAACGCCTTCTCCAAGATAACGCTCATCGGAAGGCGACAGCTCACCTTTGAGGGGAAAGCATATGAAAACCTG GTACAAGAGGTGGTGGACTTTGAGAAACTTGATGATTACGCTGCTGCCTTCCAGGGCCACGATGTTGGCTACTGTTGCCTGGGAACAACCAGAGCGAAAGCAGGGGCT GACGGATTTGTTCGTGTTGATCATGACTATGTTCTAAAATCAGCAGAGCTTGCTAAAGCAGGAGGCTGCTCACAGTTCCACCTGGAGTCCTCCAGAGGAGCTGATAAAAACAGTGGCTTCCTCTACCTCAAAGTCAAA GGACAAGTGGAAGCAGACATTGAGGCACTTGGATTTGACAGATATGCCATTTACAGACCTGG gGTTTTGTTGGTGGACCGGCAGGAGAGTCGGCCCACCGAGTGGATGGCCAGGAAATTCTTTAGTACCTTGTCTGCTCTGGGTTCAACGTCTATGTCCATCCCCATCCAAGCGGTGGCGAAGGCTATGGTGGCGAACACTCTGCTTCAACCTGAGCAGAAGACGGAGATTCTGGAGAACAAAGACATCGACAGTCTGACAAAGAATGCAGGGAAGTAA